A genomic segment from Nitrospira sp. encodes:
- a CDS encoding Sensory box histidine kinase/response regulator, translated as MACSAQSSDRPQYDPQVLLNSQPVIVSVIDPTTHAVQFQNQTGLDTFGDIVGANCYKRIAANSAPCEFCRMSEAVTSEGVVSEEVEMPNGRHLVIHWAKALTTDGRVHVVETIVDVTKHKQAEQGLRQSQKMEALGRLAAGIAHDFNNLLMVVTGHAQRVMQQLGTHPCRHEIEVIGQAGSRAAALTKKLLTFSRRQVLEQREVPLNTLIREMEDILRRLIGEQIQTVIVLDPQAGYVLGDSVQIEQVLLNLALNARDAMTEGGILTIETGNVDLDEAYVRTHPGAMPGPYVKIVVEDTGCGIDAETLAHIFEPFFSTKESGKGTGLGLATVYGIVKENRGYIDVTSQPSRGSRFTVMLPRVPKQLAEVEPVVASLPLPTNRATVLLVEDDEGIRRLVAAVLRDQGYEILEAADGVEALQMLQVRKGGCDLLITDVILPRMKAAVLAQGAKTMLPQIKVLYISGYAGDMLVAHGVDAQAAYLQKPFLPQVLIEKVAELLVPVRLS; from the coding sequence ATGGCCTGTTCCGCGCAGTCGTCCGACCGCCCTCAATACGATCCGCAGGTGTTGTTGAACTCGCAGCCGGTCATCGTATCGGTGATCGATCCTACGACCCATGCCGTGCAGTTTCAAAACCAGACTGGTCTGGACACATTCGGCGACATCGTGGGCGCCAACTGTTACAAGAGGATCGCGGCCAACAGCGCCCCTTGTGAATTTTGTCGCATGTCGGAGGCGGTGACCAGCGAAGGAGTGGTGTCGGAGGAGGTGGAGATGCCGAACGGCCGCCATCTCGTGATCCATTGGGCCAAGGCCCTGACCACGGACGGGCGCGTTCATGTCGTCGAAACGATCGTCGATGTGACGAAACACAAACAGGCCGAACAGGGGTTACGGCAGTCGCAAAAGATGGAAGCGCTCGGGCGTCTGGCGGCCGGCATCGCGCATGACTTCAATAATCTGCTCATGGTCGTGACGGGCCATGCGCAGCGGGTCATGCAGCAGTTGGGGACGCACCCTTGCCGCCATGAGATCGAAGTGATCGGCCAGGCCGGCTCCAGGGCTGCGGCCTTGACGAAGAAGTTGTTGACGTTCAGCCGCCGTCAGGTGCTGGAACAACGGGAGGTGCCTCTCAACACGTTGATCCGCGAGATGGAGGACATCCTGCGGCGTCTGATCGGGGAACAGATCCAGACGGTCATCGTGCTCGATCCTCAGGCCGGGTATGTGTTGGGAGACTCCGTACAAATCGAGCAGGTGCTCCTCAATCTGGCGCTCAATGCACGTGATGCCATGACGGAGGGAGGTATCCTGACGATCGAGACGGGCAATGTCGATCTGGACGAGGCCTACGTTCGCACTCACCCCGGGGCTATGCCTGGTCCCTACGTCAAGATCGTGGTGGAGGACACAGGCTGCGGGATCGATGCCGAGACCCTGGCGCATATCTTTGAGCCGTTCTTCAGCACGAAGGAATCAGGCAAAGGAACCGGTCTGGGGTTGGCCACGGTGTACGGCATCGTGAAGGAGAACCGCGGCTATATCGATGTGACCAGTCAGCCGTCGCGTGGTTCGCGGTTCACCGTCATGTTGCCGAGGGTTCCGAAGCAGTTGGCGGAGGTCGAGCCTGTGGTTGCTTCTCTGCCCCTTCCGACCAATCGCGCTACCGTGCTTCTTGTCGAAGATGATGAGGGAATCAGGCGGCTGGTGGCGGCCGTTCTCCGTGATCAGGGGTATGAAATATTGGAGGCGGCGGACGGCGTCGAGGCCTTGCAAATGCTCCAAGTTCGAAAAGGCGGTTGCGACCTGCTGATCACGGATGTGATTTTGCCGAGAATGAAGGCGGCCGTGCTGGCGCAGGGAGCGAAGACGATGCTGCCTCAGATCAAGGTGCTCTATATTTCCGGCTATGCCGGAGATATGTTGGTAGCTCACGGGGTGGATGCCCAGGCCGCCTATCTCCAAAAACCGTTCCTTCCGCAGGTGCTCATCGAGAAGGTTGCCGAACTTCTCGTGCCTGTTCGCCTGTCATAG
- a CDS encoding cation-translocating P-type ATPase, whose protein sequence is MAARGRVEQGTKSLPRWFARSAEELGQELGVSLSEGLTQAEALRRLAAHGSNELPEAPPPSPWHIFQTQCTSLIVWVLIGAAVISGLLGEWIDTGAILAIVLLNALLGFVQEYRAEQSLAALKTMAVTHARVIRNGLRSSLLSRDLVPGDLIDVEAGDRVPADVRLIHASSLRTQEAALTGESTSVDKVDSPLAEGDLPLADQRNMLFLGTTITGGKGRALVVATGIETALGRIATLMTTVSVEPTPLQRRLEQFGQVLLLLSLGIVAVVFALGLWRGEPAFNMFLTAVSLAVAAIPEGLPAIVTTTLALGVMRMVKRHALIRRLPAVETLGAATVICTDKTGTLTKNEMTVTRLYVDGLVYDVTGEGYGPQGQIVGGDPRKGGLQDLLMSALLCNGASLKKVNGSWTVVGDPTEGALLVAGAKAGLWKEALESVQPFVAEIPFDSDRKMMTVVRRSGAQWMAYVKGAPDLLLSHCSDYLTATGEARPLAGETRDRIAATDRQFARQALRVVGLAQRRLGPTPVTVRADVVEQGLVFIGLAAMKDPLRPEVKAAVELCRSAGITTVMITGDHKETALAIAREAGFPTGPAQALSGLELNALTDAELAGRVQDLSVYARVSAEHKLRIVKAWRARGAIVAMTGDGVNDAPALREADIGIAMGMTGTDVTKEASDMVVTDDNFASIAAAVEEGRIIYDNIRKAVHYLLSCNLSEVLVMLGSTLVGWPLPLLPVQILWINLVTDGFPALALAVDPADPDAMKRPPRDPQTKLLGRERMLAVGLQGSVMALTTLAVFWVALSIWEDDVSSVRTMTFTTLVLVQLLHAFSCRHERYSLFRIGVTSNRTLVAAVSLSALLQVGILVSPWGQEIFRLVPLRGDEWWLMVGLGVLPFAAMELWKAWSRMRGT, encoded by the coding sequence ATGGCAGCGCGCGGCAGGGTTGAACAGGGCACAAAAAGCCTGCCACGGTGGTTCGCCCGTTCCGCTGAAGAACTTGGACAGGAACTTGGCGTTTCTCTGTCCGAAGGCCTGACCCAAGCTGAAGCCCTGCGCCGTCTGGCGGCCCATGGATCCAATGAACTCCCAGAAGCTCCGCCGCCCTCCCCCTGGCACATCTTTCAGACGCAATGTACCAGCCTGATTGTCTGGGTCCTCATCGGTGCCGCCGTTATTTCCGGGCTCCTGGGCGAATGGATCGATACCGGCGCCATCCTGGCCATCGTCCTGTTGAACGCGCTCCTGGGATTCGTCCAGGAATACCGAGCCGAGCAGTCGCTGGCGGCCTTGAAAACCATGGCCGTTACCCATGCGCGGGTGATTCGAAACGGCCTGCGCAGTTCGCTCTTGTCTCGTGATCTGGTGCCCGGCGACCTCATCGACGTAGAGGCCGGCGATCGTGTCCCGGCCGACGTGCGACTCATTCATGCCTCATCCTTACGGACACAGGAAGCGGCGCTCACGGGTGAATCCACTTCGGTCGACAAGGTCGATAGTCCTCTGGCCGAAGGCGACCTTCCCTTGGCCGATCAACGGAACATGTTGTTTTTGGGGACGACGATCACGGGAGGGAAGGGGCGGGCGCTCGTCGTTGCGACCGGCATTGAAACAGCGTTGGGCCGGATCGCGACGCTGATGACGACCGTCTCGGTCGAGCCGACACCGTTACAGCGACGCTTGGAACAATTCGGCCAGGTGCTGCTGCTGTTGTCGCTCGGGATTGTCGCCGTCGTGTTTGCCCTGGGACTGTGGCGAGGCGAGCCGGCCTTCAACATGTTTTTGACGGCCGTCAGCCTGGCAGTCGCGGCGATTCCGGAAGGATTGCCGGCGATCGTGACGACGACGCTGGCCCTCGGCGTGATGCGCATGGTGAAGCGGCATGCACTCATCCGCCGATTACCGGCCGTCGAAACGCTCGGAGCGGCGACGGTGATTTGTACCGACAAGACCGGAACCCTCACAAAAAACGAAATGACGGTCACACGCCTCTACGTCGACGGGCTGGTGTACGACGTGACAGGGGAAGGGTATGGACCGCAGGGCCAGATCGTCGGGGGTGATCCTCGTAAGGGCGGTTTGCAGGATCTCCTGATGAGCGCGCTGTTGTGTAACGGCGCCTCACTCAAGAAGGTGAACGGAAGTTGGACGGTGGTGGGCGATCCGACGGAAGGGGCCTTACTGGTGGCGGGAGCCAAGGCAGGATTGTGGAAGGAGGCGTTGGAGTCGGTACAGCCCTTCGTGGCGGAAATTCCTTTCGACTCAGATCGCAAGATGATGACGGTCGTGCGACGTTCAGGAGCGCAATGGATGGCCTATGTGAAGGGCGCGCCGGATCTGTTGCTCAGCCATTGCAGCGACTACCTGACGGCTACGGGCGAGGCGCGCCCCCTGGCCGGTGAGACTCGTGACCGGATTGCGGCGACCGATCGGCAGTTTGCCCGGCAGGCGCTGCGCGTTGTCGGGCTGGCGCAGCGGCGGCTCGGTCCGACACCGGTGACGGTACGGGCCGATGTCGTTGAACAGGGGTTGGTCTTCATCGGTTTGGCTGCCATGAAAGATCCCCTGCGCCCGGAAGTCAAAGCGGCGGTGGAGCTGTGCCGATCGGCTGGGATCACCACGGTGATGATTACCGGCGACCACAAGGAGACGGCCTTGGCGATCGCGCGTGAGGCGGGCTTCCCGACCGGCCCGGCCCAGGCCCTGTCCGGCCTGGAGTTGAACGCATTGACCGATGCCGAATTGGCGGGGCGAGTCCAGGATCTCTCGGTCTACGCGCGGGTCTCGGCGGAACACAAGCTCAGGATCGTCAAGGCTTGGCGCGCGCGAGGAGCGATCGTCGCCATGACCGGGGATGGGGTGAACGATGCGCCGGCGTTGCGGGAAGCGGATATCGGCATTGCCATGGGGATGACGGGAACGGATGTGACGAAGGAAGCGTCGGACATGGTCGTGACCGACGACAACTTCGCCTCGATTGCCGCCGCGGTCGAGGAGGGCCGGATCATCTATGACAACATCCGCAAGGCTGTGCACTATCTTCTGTCCTGCAATCTGAGCGAGGTGTTGGTGATGTTGGGCAGCACGTTGGTGGGCTGGCCCTTGCCGCTGCTGCCGGTTCAGATTCTGTGGATCAATCTAGTGACGGACGGGTTTCCAGCCTTGGCCTTGGCGGTCGATCCGGCGGACCCCGATGCCATGAAACGGCCGCCCCGAGATCCTCAGACCAAGTTGCTGGGTCGGGAACGAATGTTGGCGGTAGGCTTGCAGGGGAGCGTGATGGCGCTGACGACCTTGGCGGTGTTCTGGGTCGCCCTGTCCATCTGGGAAGATGATGTCTCGTCGGTACGGACCATGACCTTCACGACACTCGTGTTGGTGCAGCTCCTCCACGCATTCAGTTGCCGCCACGAACGGTACTCCTTGTTCCGGATCGGCGTGACGAGCAATCGGACATTGGTGGCCGCGGTGTCGCTCTCCGCCCTCCTGCAGGTGGGGATTCTAGTGAGCCCTTGGGGGCAGGAGATTTTCAGACTCGTTCCGCTTCGAGGCGACGAGTGGTGGCTGATGGTGGGACTCGGAGTCCTACCCTTCGCGGCCATGGAATTGTGGAAGGCATGGAGCAGAATGAGAGGGACCTGA
- a CDS encoding Acid phosphatase yields MVMLMNRYVVAILVPLAIVLFQVGPVSAQTPLPRPDHIVIVIEENHSFDQIVDSPAAPYLNALIQRGALLTNSYAVTHPSQPNYIALFAGSTEGIIANNCPLELTAPNLRSTLAQAGHSFTGYSEDLPAVGSTDCIVASYVRKHNPWVNWQRSPVNQVPAEENRPFSDFPTDLSTLPTVSIVVPNQQHDMHDGLDPDRIQRADQWLRTNLDRYVQWAKTHNSLLIVTWDEDNGKSDNRIPTILVGPMVRQGRYDERIDHYGLLRTIVEMYGAQPVGHSRQARPLTGIWATPPSAP; encoded by the coding sequence ATGGTGATGCTGATGAACAGATACGTCGTTGCGATACTCGTACCGTTGGCGATTGTGCTCTTCCAGGTCGGACCGGTTTCCGCTCAGACGCCGCTGCCCCGGCCCGATCACATCGTGATCGTGATCGAGGAAAATCATTCGTTCGACCAGATCGTCGATTCACCGGCAGCTCCCTATCTCAATGCCCTGATTCAACGAGGCGCCCTGTTGACCAATTCCTACGCCGTCACCCATCCAAGCCAGCCCAACTACATCGCCCTGTTCGCTGGCTCCACCGAAGGGATCATCGCCAACAATTGTCCCCTTGAATTGACGGCCCCGAATCTTCGCAGCACCTTGGCCCAGGCAGGACATTCCTTCACCGGATATTCCGAAGATCTCCCTGCCGTCGGATCGACTGATTGCATCGTGGCGTCCTACGTGCGCAAACATAACCCCTGGGTCAATTGGCAACGGTCTCCCGTCAACCAGGTTCCGGCCGAGGAAAATCGCCCCTTCTCGGATTTCCCGACGGACCTCAGCACGCTGCCGACCGTCAGCATCGTCGTTCCCAATCAGCAGCACGACATGCATGACGGCCTCGATCCAGACCGCATCCAACGTGCGGACCAGTGGCTGAGAACCAACCTCGACCGCTATGTGCAATGGGCGAAAACCCACAACAGCTTGTTGATCGTCACCTGGGATGAAGACAACGGAAAATCCGACAATCGGATCCCGACGATCCTCGTGGGGCCGATGGTCCGGCAAGGCCGTTACGACGAAAGAATCGATCACTATGGATTGCTCCGCACGATCGTGGAGATGTATGGAGCACAACCGGTCGGCCACAGTCGGCAGGCCCGCCCACTCACCGGCATCTGGGCGACGCCCCCGTCCGCACCGTAG
- a CDS encoding Efflux ABC transporter, permease/ATP-binding protein, with product MFSFKRFFPFLKPYVPRMVAAAVMVMAVAAVNLTLLRLGGSLWDVITVQHDEARMTEMILLFLGLVLLQGLCMMGHSYLTAWVSQHVVADFRTYLFAHLQTLSVNFFSKRRTGELMSRLMNDVTVIQNVVTDTPIDAAKQVVTFIGGAGFLFAMNWRLCLLILVLLPLLVVVAKLFGRRLRALSTTIQDQTASVSTLVEEVIAGIRVVKSFVQGKREEQRFVAQVQSALESALRRAAIMAVFVPTITFVTFAAAAAVLWFGGRQVIDGSVSPGDLFAFVLFAGILIGPFGSAARVFAQIKEAQGAMQRVFEILDTHAEIADAPGAIELPPIQGHVRAEGISFAYDVRQPVLSDLSFEAKPGELVAIVGPTGSGKTTIINLLHRFYDPTAGRLTVDGHDVKTVRLDSLYRQIALVPQETILFGGSIRDNIRYGREDASEAELVAASKAAHAHEFIAGFPDGYETIVGEKGINLSGGQRQRVAIARAILKNPRILLLDEATSALDTESERLVQQALEHLMVNRTTFVVAHRLSTIQRADRILVLNKGRIVEEGTHTALLEQQGLYHYLYTLRLSELPA from the coding sequence ATGTTTTCGTTCAAACGATTTTTTCCCTTTCTCAAGCCCTATGTCCCAAGGATGGTCGCCGCCGCCGTGATGGTGATGGCGGTCGCAGCCGTCAACCTGACCCTGCTTCGCTTAGGCGGCTCCCTCTGGGACGTCATCACCGTGCAACACGACGAAGCGCGTATGACGGAGATGATCCTACTGTTCTTGGGCCTGGTTCTGCTGCAGGGACTCTGCATGATGGGCCACAGCTACCTGACGGCCTGGGTCTCGCAACACGTGGTGGCGGACTTCCGGACGTATCTTTTCGCCCATCTCCAAACCCTGTCCGTCAACTTTTTCTCGAAGCGCCGGACGGGCGAACTGATGTCGCGCCTCATGAACGATGTCACCGTCATCCAGAACGTCGTCACAGACACTCCCATCGACGCCGCGAAACAGGTCGTCACCTTCATCGGCGGCGCCGGCTTCCTGTTCGCAATGAACTGGCGGCTCTGCCTGCTCATTCTGGTCTTGCTTCCCCTGCTGGTCGTCGTCGCGAAACTCTTCGGTCGGCGGCTGCGGGCACTCTCCACCACCATTCAAGACCAAACAGCCTCCGTCAGCACCCTGGTAGAAGAGGTGATCGCGGGGATCCGCGTCGTGAAATCTTTCGTCCAGGGTAAGCGGGAAGAGCAGCGATTCGTGGCCCAAGTGCAGTCGGCTCTGGAGTCGGCGTTGCGTCGCGCCGCCATCATGGCGGTGTTCGTACCGACGATCACCTTCGTGACCTTTGCCGCAGCCGCCGCCGTGTTGTGGTTCGGCGGACGGCAGGTGATCGACGGGAGCGTCTCTCCCGGCGACCTCTTTGCCTTCGTCCTGTTCGCGGGCATTCTCATCGGACCGTTCGGATCGGCTGCCCGCGTCTTCGCCCAGATCAAGGAAGCCCAGGGAGCGATGCAGCGTGTCTTTGAAATCCTGGACACCCACGCCGAAATAGCCGATGCCCCAGGAGCGATTGAGCTGCCGCCGATCCAAGGCCACGTGCGCGCGGAAGGAATCAGTTTCGCTTACGATGTCCGGCAGCCCGTGCTCTCGGACCTGTCCTTCGAAGCCAAGCCGGGCGAACTCGTCGCCATCGTCGGCCCAACCGGCTCCGGCAAGACGACGATCATCAATCTCTTACATCGTTTCTATGACCCGACCGCCGGGCGCCTCACCGTGGACGGCCATGACGTCAAAACCGTCCGTCTCGACAGCCTCTACCGGCAGATTGCGCTGGTGCCGCAGGAGACGATCCTGTTCGGGGGGTCCATCCGCGACAACATCCGGTACGGACGCGAGGACGCTTCGGAAGCAGAGCTCGTCGCCGCAAGCAAAGCCGCACATGCCCATGAGTTCATCGCGGGATTCCCGGACGGCTATGAGACCATCGTTGGAGAAAAGGGCATCAATCTCTCCGGCGGTCAACGACAGCGCGTCGCGATTGCCCGCGCGATTCTGAAGAACCCGCGAATTCTCCTGCTCGACGAGGCCACCTCGGCACTGGATACCGAATCGGAACGGCTGGTTCAGCAGGCGCTGGAGCACCTCATGGTCAACCGCACGACCTTCGTCGTCGCGCATCGGCTCAGCACGATTCAGCGTGCCGACCGTATTCTCGTCCTGAATAAGGGCAGAATCGTCGAAGAAGGGACTCACACCGCCCTCCTGGAACAACAGGGCCTCTATCACTATCTCTACACCCTGCGGCTGAGCGAACTGCCGGCCTGA
- a CDS encoding L-aspartate oxidase — MSARSSSSKIETDFLVVGSGVAGLRAAIELSRAGRVLMLTKGHPFESNSMFAQGGVAVALSEEDDVGSHLTDTLKAGHGLCRREAVRVLVEEGPERIQELIAWGAKFDKIGKRFAYTREAAHSRSRILRARGDATGNEMVRALMAHAARQPRIQRLDRRFTVDLVVVDGRCCGAVVLNELTGDRTVLPAGAVVLSTGGAGQVYARTTNPGNATGDGMAMALRAGAMLMDMEFVQFHPTSLYLASSPPFLLSEAIRGEGGQLRNIKGEVFMQRYHPDGVLAPRDVVSRAIWSEMAATRARHVYLDVTHLGAAFVKRRFPTIYATCLRYDIDMTEEWIPVSPSAHYMMGGVWTDVQGATTLPGLFAAGEVACSGVHGANRLASNSLLEGLVFGMRAAQAAVAHAGRFTSSIGLPSVEEIEQGRPTDFEDPEKLRSSLRRLMWGKVGLVRSRDSLISASAQLVRWMRLLDKPFATRTALEVKNMVQVARCITDAALWRENSVGAHYRSDFAEADRPGWQQHSRLLLAAGQASGIPSQERDLVMVQQGLAGGRSGKKKDGRS; from the coding sequence ATGTCTGCGCGATCCTCTTCCTCAAAAATTGAAACAGACTTTCTGGTCGTGGGCAGTGGCGTGGCAGGGTTACGAGCGGCGATCGAACTCAGCCGCGCCGGTCGGGTCTTGATGCTGACCAAGGGTCACCCCTTTGAAAGCAACTCGATGTTCGCCCAGGGTGGGGTTGCGGTGGCGCTCAGCGAGGAAGACGATGTCGGCAGCCACCTGACCGACACGTTGAAGGCCGGCCATGGGCTTTGCCGTCGTGAGGCCGTGCGGGTGCTGGTCGAAGAAGGGCCGGAGCGGATTCAAGAACTGATTGCGTGGGGGGCAAAGTTCGACAAGATCGGGAAGCGGTTTGCCTATACGCGCGAGGCGGCGCACAGCCGAAGCCGCATCCTGCGCGCCCGCGGCGACGCCACCGGCAATGAGATGGTGCGGGCGCTCATGGCCCACGCGGCCAGGCAGCCGCGCATCCAGCGATTGGATCGGCGGTTCACCGTGGATTTGGTGGTTGTCGATGGACGTTGCTGCGGTGCCGTCGTATTGAATGAGTTGACGGGCGACCGCACGGTGTTGCCGGCGGGCGCCGTCGTATTGTCTACGGGAGGAGCCGGGCAGGTCTATGCGCGGACGACCAATCCGGGCAATGCGACGGGTGACGGGATGGCGATGGCGCTCAGGGCCGGGGCCATGTTGATGGACATGGAGTTCGTGCAGTTTCATCCCACGTCGCTCTATCTGGCGTCGAGTCCGCCGTTCCTGTTGTCGGAAGCCATTCGCGGAGAAGGCGGTCAACTCCGCAACATCAAGGGTGAGGTGTTCATGCAGCGGTACCATCCGGACGGGGTGCTGGCGCCGCGCGATGTCGTGTCGCGGGCGATTTGGTCCGAAATGGCGGCGACGCGGGCCCGGCATGTCTATCTGGATGTGACGCACCTGGGTGCGGCCTTTGTGAAGCGGCGCTTCCCCACCATCTATGCGACCTGCCTGCGGTACGACATCGACATGACGGAAGAGTGGATTCCCGTCTCGCCCAGTGCGCATTACATGATGGGCGGCGTCTGGACGGATGTGCAGGGGGCGACCACCTTGCCCGGTCTGTTTGCGGCCGGAGAGGTCGCGTGCAGCGGAGTCCATGGCGCGAACCGTCTGGCCAGCAACTCGTTGCTGGAAGGGCTGGTCTTCGGCATGCGTGCCGCCCAGGCGGCGGTCGCCCATGCGGGGCGATTCACCTCGTCGATCGGCCTGCCCTCGGTGGAAGAGATCGAGCAGGGTCGGCCGACGGATTTCGAAGATCCCGAGAAGCTCAGGAGTTCGCTGCGTCGCCTGATGTGGGGGAAGGTGGGGTTGGTCCGTTCTCGGGATTCGCTGATCAGCGCTTCGGCTCAGTTGGTGCGATGGATGCGCTTATTGGACAAGCCGTTCGCTACCAGAACGGCGCTCGAGGTGAAAAATATGGTGCAAGTCGCTCGCTGTATCACGGATGCCGCCTTGTGGCGCGAGAACAGTGTCGGAGCCCACTATCGATCGGATTTTGCGGAGGCGGATCGACCCGGATGGCAACAACATAGCCGGTTGCTGTTGGCTGCCGGTCAGGCTAGCGGGATACCATCGCAGGAGCGAGACCTCGTGATGGTGCAGCAGGGGCTTGCGGGCGGTAGGAGCGGGAAGAAGAAAGACGGTCGTTCATGA
- a CDS encoding Aminodeoxychorismate lyase yields MWVFLNDRFVRKEDALVSAFDHGFLYGDGVYETIRSYGDRIFMRDQHLARLRRSAEAIGLEVPIPDSDWPALLHEAMRRNEVGNDRVDAYLRITLSRGEGEIGLDPNLCPRPTLVIMTKPLHPAPANLSRDGVALTVAKTRRNLPEALSPQIKATNFLNNILAKRESIAAGTFDSLLLNWKDELTECTISNLFFVSGATVRTPALDCGILDGITRGIVITLAQEEGLSVEEGHYQIAALRQAEECFLTNTSMEIMPVISIDSFPLGNGLPGPLTRRLQALFVANRTRFLESVS; encoded by the coding sequence ATGTGGGTGTTTCTCAATGATCGTTTTGTACGCAAAGAAGACGCCCTCGTGTCCGCGTTCGACCATGGATTTCTCTACGGTGACGGAGTTTACGAAACCATCCGTTCCTACGGCGACCGCATCTTCATGCGCGATCAGCACCTGGCTAGGCTTCGACGTTCTGCCGAGGCCATCGGACTGGAGGTCCCTATTCCGGACTCAGACTGGCCCGCCCTGCTCCATGAGGCCATGCGCCGCAATGAAGTCGGCAACGATCGGGTGGATGCCTATCTTCGCATCACCCTCTCGCGCGGCGAAGGGGAAATTGGGCTGGACCCGAATCTCTGCCCTCGCCCTACCCTGGTCATCATGACCAAGCCCCTTCATCCAGCTCCAGCGAACCTCTCGCGTGACGGAGTAGCTCTAACCGTGGCAAAGACCAGACGGAATTTGCCCGAGGCGCTGTCCCCACAAATCAAAGCCACCAACTTTCTCAACAACATTCTCGCCAAACGCGAGTCCATCGCAGCCGGCACCTTCGACAGTCTCCTCCTGAACTGGAAAGACGAACTGACTGAATGCACGATCAGTAATCTCTTTTTCGTCTCAGGCGCGACCGTCCGCACACCGGCGCTGGACTGCGGCATTTTGGACGGCATCACACGAGGGATCGTCATCACCCTGGCCCAAGAGGAAGGGCTATCGGTCGAAGAAGGGCACTATCAGATCGCCGCCCTTCGTCAGGCGGAGGAATGCTTCTTGACCAATACCAGCATGGAAATCATGCCGGTCATCAGCATTGATTCCTTCCCCCTCGGCAATGGCCTACCAGGCCCCCTGACTCGCCGCCTCCAGGCCCTCTTCGTCGCAAACCGAACCAGATTTCTCGAATCGGTTTCCTAA
- a CDS encoding Para-aminobenzoate synthase, aminase component has product MSFSSHQAFLDNKPQPLVVVRPQPDADVFELYRRLTRGNRPSFLLESGNGTDATARYSFFGHNPYLMLTGREQTYQTETRGQVRTYCGSAFHAFQQVLAESRIAQPDNIPPFYGGAVGYLSYDLVRSFEFLPTIAADDLHMPDLQMAFFDAVAALDHHTRQLYLMYCPPLSRFRAEPREKLYREGCDRLAEMEARLTSPVGPCASSPRPAQATFIPSQSRDAYKARVRRCQDYIVAGDIYQANLSHRFTLDLGAAVSTSEFEECATDLYGRLRRLNPSPFAGLVRFSNLSLVSCSPERLVQLTGSQVSTRPIAGTRPRGSGQQQDQELRAELIANPKERAEHVMLVDLERNDLGKVCRYGSVRVDEFMTIEQYSHVSHLVSDVVGTLRPETSPLDLVKAVFPGGTITGVPKLRCMEIIEELEPVRRGLYTGALGYFSWSGDLDLNILIRTLVLTKNKGYLQVGAGIVADSDPDREYEETLAKAGAFFKILEADR; this is encoded by the coding sequence ATGAGTTTTTCCTCTCACCAAGCATTTCTGGACAACAAGCCGCAGCCATTGGTGGTGGTGCGCCCACAACCGGACGCCGACGTGTTCGAGCTCTATCGACGGTTAACCCGAGGCAATCGCCCCTCCTTCCTCCTGGAAAGCGGGAACGGCACCGATGCCACTGCGCGGTACTCGTTTTTCGGACATAATCCCTATCTCATGCTGACCGGTCGCGAACAGACATACCAGACTGAGACCAGGGGACAAGTCCGGACGTACTGCGGTTCCGCCTTTCATGCCTTCCAGCAGGTCCTCGCAGAGTCGAGGATCGCACAACCTGACAATATCCCCCCGTTTTATGGCGGCGCCGTCGGCTACCTCAGTTATGATCTCGTCCGTTCATTCGAATTCCTCCCCACCATAGCCGCCGACGATCTCCACATGCCCGACCTGCAGATGGCTTTTTTCGACGCCGTCGCCGCCCTCGATCATCACACTCGCCAACTGTATCTTATGTATTGCCCGCCCTTGTCACGATTTCGAGCGGAGCCGCGAGAAAAACTCTATCGCGAAGGTTGTGATCGATTGGCCGAGATGGAAGCCCGCTTGACGAGTCCAGTCGGCCCCTGCGCGTCGTCACCCAGGCCCGCACAAGCGACTTTTATTCCCAGCCAATCGCGCGACGCTTATAAGGCTCGTGTCCGGCGATGCCAAGACTATATCGTTGCCGGCGACATCTATCAGGCCAACCTTTCTCACCGCTTCACACTCGATCTCGGAGCTGCCGTTTCGACATCGGAGTTCGAGGAATGCGCAACGGACCTCTATGGCCGCCTTCGCCGCCTGAACCCCTCACCCTTCGCGGGACTCGTTCGATTCTCGAACCTGAGCCTTGTGAGTTGCTCCCCCGAACGGCTGGTGCAATTGACCGGTTCACAGGTCAGCACCAGACCCATTGCCGGAACCAGACCACGGGGCTCCGGTCAGCAACAGGATCAAGAGCTACGCGCCGAGTTGATCGCCAATCCCAAAGAACGCGCCGAACATGTGATGCTGGTAGATCTCGAACGTAACGACCTCGGCAAGGTATGCCGGTACGGGTCGGTCCGGGTCGATGAGTTCATGACCATCGAACAATATTCGCACGTCAGTCACCTGGTATCCGACGTGGTTGGCACCTTGCGGCCGGAGACCTCGCCACTCGACCTCGTCAAGGCGGTGTTTCCCGGTGGAACCATCACCGGTGTTCCCAAACTCCGTTGCATGGAAATCATTGAGGAACTGGAGCCCGTGCGGCGCGGACTCTACACGGGGGCGTTGGGGTATTTCAGTTGGAGCGGCGACCTGGACCTGAACATCCTCATTCGGACCCTCGTCCTGACAAAGAACAAAGGCTATCTGCAAGTCGGTGCGGGCATTGTGGCAGACTCGGATCCCGACCGTGAATATGAGGAAACGCTCGCCAAAGCGGGCGCATTTTTCAAAATACTGGAGGCTGACCGCTGA